In Streptomyces sp. NBC_00704, a genomic segment contains:
- a CDS encoding GNAT family N-acetyltransferase, with product MSDIEIRDDRAAGRLEALGDGGEVVGRVEYFVLESPAPALVPVHTVVEPAHEGKGIAGSLARELYALSAREGLPVAPLCPYVVKWAERHPDEAPPADPALLSAAKEWLRAHPGRF from the coding sequence ATGAGCGACATCGAGATCCGCGACGACCGTGCGGCGGGCCGCCTCGAAGCCCTCGGTGACGGGGGCGAAGTCGTGGGCCGCGTCGAGTACTTCGTGCTGGAGTCGCCCGCGCCCGCGCTGGTTCCGGTGCACACCGTCGTCGAGCCGGCGCACGAGGGCAAGGGCATCGCCGGGTCGCTGGCGCGCGAGCTGTACGCGCTCTCCGCGCGCGAGGGCCTGCCGGTCGCGCCGCTGTGCCCCTACGTCGTGAAGTGGGCCGAGCGTCACCCCGACGAGGCTCCGCCGGCGGACCCCGCCCTGCTGAGCGCCGCCAAGGAATGGCTGCGGGCGCACCCGGGGCGTTTCTGA
- the panD gene encoding aspartate 1-decarboxylase: MLRTMFKSKIHRATVTQADLHYVGSVTIDADLLDAADLLLGELVHIVDITNGARLETYVIEGERGSGVVGINGAAAHLVHPGDLVIIISYAQVTDAEARALEPRVVHVDRDNRIVALGADPSAPVPGSDQERSPHAVSV, from the coding sequence ATGCTGCGCACCATGTTCAAGTCCAAGATCCACCGCGCCACCGTCACCCAGGCCGACCTGCACTATGTGGGGTCCGTGACGATCGACGCCGATCTGCTCGACGCCGCCGATCTGCTGCTCGGTGAACTCGTGCACATCGTCGACATCACCAACGGGGCCCGGCTGGAGACCTACGTCATCGAGGGCGAGCGCGGTTCGGGTGTCGTCGGCATCAACGGCGCCGCCGCCCACCTCGTGCACCCCGGCGATCTGGTGATCATCATCAGTTACGCTCAGGTGACCGACGCCGAGGCGCGGGCGCTGGAGCCGCGGGTCGTGCACGTGGACCGCGACAACCGGATCGTGGCCCTGGGGGCCGACCCTTCGGCGCCGGTGCCGGGCTCCGACCAGGAGCGCAGTCCGCACGCGGTGTCTGTCTGA